The Aureimonas mangrovi genome includes a region encoding these proteins:
- a CDS encoding ABC transporter permease — translation MDAALFLNLLDSTIRLSTPLLFAALAGLYSERSGVFDISLEGKMLIGAFAAASAAAVTGSALYGLLAGVCAATVFALVHGLASITYRGNQIVSGVAINFIAAGLTIILGGAWFEQGGRTPPLSGTQRFSDVTLPFADAVSSVPVIGPLYSQVISGQSVLVYIAFAMVPISWWVLFRTRFGLRLRAVGENPAAVDTAGISVPWLRYRAVIVCGILTGFAGTYIGIVQAAGFNRDMTAGKGFIALAALIFAKWKPVPVMFACLLFGFLDAFAIRAQNIALPLVGQVPPQAIQALPYVLTVVLLAGFIGKAIPPKAGGVPYVKER, via the coding sequence ATGGACGCGGCGCTCTTCCTCAACCTTCTCGATTCCACCATCCGCCTGTCGACGCCGCTCCTCTTCGCGGCGCTCGCCGGCCTCTACTCCGAGCGCTCGGGGGTCTTCGACATCTCGCTCGAAGGCAAGATGCTGATCGGTGCCTTCGCCGCCGCCTCGGCTGCCGCCGTGACGGGCTCGGCCCTCTACGGGCTTCTCGCGGGCGTGTGCGCGGCGACGGTCTTCGCGCTCGTCCACGGCCTTGCCTCCATCACCTATCGTGGCAACCAGATCGTCTCGGGCGTCGCCATCAACTTCATCGCGGCGGGGCTGACAATCATCCTCGGCGGCGCCTGGTTCGAGCAGGGCGGGCGCACGCCACCGCTGTCGGGCACGCAGCGCTTCTCCGACGTGACGCTGCCCTTCGCGGACGCGGTTTCCAGTGTGCCGGTGATTGGTCCGCTCTACTCGCAGGTGATCTCGGGCCAGAGCGTCCTTGTCTACATCGCCTTCGCCATGGTGCCGATCTCGTGGTGGGTGCTGTTCCGCACGCGCTTCGGCCTCCGGCTGCGCGCCGTCGGCGAGAACCCGGCGGCAGTCGATACGGCCGGCATCTCCGTGCCTTGGCTGCGTTACCGCGCCGTCATCGTCTGCGGCATCCTGACGGGCTTTGCCGGCACCTATATCGGCATCGTGCAGGCGGCGGGCTTCAACCGCGACATGACGGCCGGCAAGGGCTTCATCGCGCTCGCGGCGCTTATCTTCGCCAAGTGGAAGCCGGTGCCGGTGATGTTCGCCTGCCTCCTCTTCGGCTTCCTCGACGCCTTCGCCATCCGTGCGCAGAACATTGCGCTGCCGCTCGTCGGCCAGGTTCCGCCGCAGGCGATCCAGGCGCTGCCCTACGTACTGACGGTGGTGCTCCTTGCCGGCTTCATCGGCAAGGCGATCCCGCCGAAGGCCGGCGGTGTCCCCTATGTGAAAGAACGCTGA
- a CDS encoding cytidine deaminase, translated as MSDDLFNLARRAMAKCHAPYSNFPVGAAIRTHDGRLYSGCNIEVVSFPEGWCAETTAIGHMVMDGGGRIAEVAVVASKMRACTPCGGCRQRLAEFGTPETLVHLCDASDGVIETVTLGDLLPKAFPKDAVS; from the coding sequence ATGTCCGACGACCTCTTCAACCTCGCGCGCCGGGCGATGGCGAAATGCCACGCGCCCTATTCGAACTTTCCGGTCGGTGCGGCGATCCGCACCCATGACGGAAGGCTCTACTCGGGTTGCAACATCGAGGTGGTCAGCTTCCCGGAAGGCTGGTGCGCGGAGACGACCGCCATCGGCCACATGGTGATGGACGGCGGCGGGCGGATCGCCGAGGTGGCGGTGGTCGCCTCGAAGATGCGGGCCTGCACGCCCTGCGGCGGCTGCCGCCAGCGGCTCGCCGAGTTCGGCACGCCCGAAACGCTCGTCCACCTCTGCGACGCATCGGACGGCGTGATCGAGACGGTGACGCTCGGCGATCTCCTACCCAAGGCCTTCCCGAAGGACGCCGTGTCGTGA